A section of the Citrus sinensis cultivar Valencia sweet orange chromosome 8, DVS_A1.0, whole genome shotgun sequence genome encodes:
- the LOC102624930 gene encoding cyclin-dependent kinases regulatory subunit 1 yields the protein MGQIQYSEKYFDDTYEYRHVVLPPDVAKLLPKNRLLSETEWRAIGVQQSRGWVHYAIHRPEPHIMLFRRPLNYQQQQENQAQQNILAK from the exons ATGGGTCAGATCCAGTACTCGGAGAAATACTTCGATGACACTTACGAGTACAG ACACGTGGTTCTTCCTCCTGATGTGGCAAAATTGCTTCCCAAGAATCGTCTCCTTTCTGAA aCTGAATGGCGTGCAATTGGAGTTCAGCAGAGCCGTGGATGGGTTCACTATGCCATTCATCGTCCTGAACCACACATTATGCTCTTCCGCAGGCCTCTGAATTATCAGCAGCAGCAGGAGAATCAAGCTCAGCAAAACATACTTGCCAAGTGA
- the LOC107178326 gene encoding probable transcription factor At1g11510, with the protein MSSTPRKRKQVATSPVSSPTSQNGRVFTDSDEIRLLKIFKKLAEQNPSSSSSSTPNSTITIDSSSFNRINSSLGSKFTHAQITDKIRRLRVKYHKQARSKSLVKTPHDQALFKIAQLIWGKKKTNRKKEAKKVQNSASADDEDEGEEQKNEQNEEREREGAELDEYPVLAGELSKYLPMNLVWREALKSLGNDKLKEMNDKWMLIGIEEAKIVSKKADLVKEQTQLIMKALGDGTANGK; encoded by the coding sequence ATGTCATCAACTCCAAGAAAACGCAAGCAAGTGGCAACATCCCCGGTCTCCTCACCCACCTCCCAAAACGGCCGGGTTTTTACCGACTCCGACGAGATCCGCCTCCTCAAAATCTTCAAGAAACTTGCCGAACAAAACCCTTCGTCGTCATCGTCATCAACTCCAAACTCAACCATCACCATTGATTCCTCATCATTCAACCGCATCAACTCGTCCCTCGGCTCCAAATTCACCCACGCTCAGATTACTGACAAGATCCGCAGGTTACGGGTCAAGTACCACAAGCAAGCTCGCTCCAAGTCCCTCGTCAAAACCCCACATGACCAAGCGCTTTTCAAGATTGCCCAATTAATATGGGGCAAGAAAAAAACGAACAGAAAGAAAGAAGCCAAGAAAGTTCAAAATTCCGCATCTgctgatgatgaagatgaagggGAAGAACAAAAGAATGAACAAAATGAAGAGCGTGAGCGTGAAGGAGCCGAGTTGGATGAGTACCCAGTACTAGCGGGTGAGCTTTCCAAATATCTTCCCATGAATTTGGTGTGGAGAGAGGCGTTGAAGTCGTTGGGGAATGACAAGTTGAAGGAAATGAATGACAAGTGGATGCTGATTGGTATTGAAGAGGCTAAGATTGTGAGCAAGAAGGCTGATCTTGTGAAGGAGCAGACTCAGTTGATCATGAAAGCTCTTGGTGATGGTACTGCTAATGGAAAATGA
- the LOC102625210 gene encoding uncharacterized protein LOC102625210 produces the protein MARSRNAIVATGLVVFAAAGLAFPFYMASSTNKPVIDSSKPLPPQATFRGPYINTGSRDIGPDHQTYPKK, from the exons ATGGCTCGATCTCGCAATGCCATTGTTGCGACTGGGTTAGTGGTTTTTGCTGCTGCAGGCTTGGCGTTTCCGTTTTACATGGC GTCATCAACGAATAAGCCTGTGATTGATTCATCAAAGCCGCTGCCACCTCAGGCAACTTTTCGAGGGCCTTACATCAACACTGGTTCGCGTGACATTGGACCCGACCATCAAACTTATCCGAAGAAATGA
- the LOC102625487 gene encoding pheophorbide a oxygenase, chloroplastic, with protein MALLLSTTANITTSPRKTLPFLATGTPKRQITVKSLQKRSKNLSPLRVAAPPSDPAASDEETMRKDEKEDYGSLVDDEYGKESSDSKFSWRDHWYPVSLVEDLDPNLPTPFQLLGRDLVLWFDNNSNKWVAFDDKCPHRLAPLSEGRIDENGHLQCSYHGWSFDGCGSCTRIPQAASEGPEARAIQSPRACATRFPTMVSQGLLFVWPDENGQERANATKPPMLPDDFDKPEFSSVTIQRDLFYGYDTLMENVSDPSHIDFAHHKVTGRRDRAKPLPFKLESSGHWGFAGANDGNPRISAKFVAPCYYMNKIEIDTKLPVVGDKKWIIWICSFNVPMAPGKTRSIVCSARNFFQFTMPGPAWWQVVPRWHEHWTSNKVYDGDMIVLQGQEKIFLSKLMEGSEDVNKEYTKITFTPTQADRLVLAFRNWLRRHGNSQPEWFGFSSQQPSPSTVLSKCQMLDRFEQHTLKCSSCREAYSAFQTGQKFLIGATVAFCATAGIPSDLQSRIVLAGLALVSAALAYALHELQKNFVFVDYVHAEID; from the exons ATGGCGCTACTTCTTTCTACTACTGCTAATATCACCACATCACCAAGAAAAACCCTTCCATTTTTGGCCACAGGAACCCCGAAGCGACAAATCACGGTAAAAAGCTTGCAAAAGAGAAGCAAGAATTTGTCTCCACTACGAGTGGCAGCTCCTCCTTCAGACCCTGCAGCATCAGATGAAGAAACGATGAGAAAAGATGAGAAAGAAGATTATGGATCATTGGTCGATGATGAGTATGGTAAAGAGAGTTCGGATTCTAAGTTTTCTTGGAGGGATCATTGGTACCCAGTTTCTTTAGTTGAAGATTTGGACCCGAACTTGCCTACACCGTTTCAGCTTCTTGGGAGAGACTTAGTTCTTTGGTTTGATAACAATTCTAATAAATGGGTTGCATTTGATGATAAATGCCCTCATAGACTCGCCCCATTATCG gaAGGGCGGATCGATGAAAATGGGCATTTGCAGTGTTCATACCATGGATGGTCTTTTGACGGGTGTGGATCTTGCACTCGCATTCCCCAAGCAGCATCTGAAGGTCCTGAAGCTCGTGCAATTCAGTCTCCCAGAGCGTGTGCTACGAGGTTTCCTACAATGGTGTCTCAAGGTCTGCTATTCGTTTGGCCAGATGAGAATGGTCAGGAAAGAGCCAATGCCACCAAGCCACCAAT GTTGCCTGATGACTTTGACAAACCTGAGTTCTCATCGGTCACAATTCAGCGGGATCTATTTTATGGCTATGACACTCTCATGGAAAATGTCTCAGATCCTTCCCACATTGATTTTGCACATCACAAG GTTACCGGCAGAAGGGACAGGGCCAAGCCTTTACCGTTTAAGTTGGAGTCTAGTGGACATTGGGGATTTGCTGGAGCCAATGATGGAAACCCAAGGATAAGTGCTAAATTTGTTGCTCCTTGTTATTACATGAACAA GATAGAGATAGATACAAAACTTCCTGTAGTTGGTGATAAAAAATGGATAATATGGATTTGTTCCTTCAACGTACCAATGGCACCAGGGAAAACCCGCTCAATTGTTTGTAGTGCACGAAACTTCTTCCAGTTCACTATGCCAGGACCTGCCTGGTGGCAG GTGGTTCCTAGATGGCACGAGCATTGGACTTCAAATAAGGTCTATGATGGAGACATGATTGTCCTCCAAGGTCAAGAGAAGatctttctttcaaaattgatGGAAGGTTCTGAAGATGTTAACAAGGAGTACACAAAAATTACGTTTACACCCACACAGGCAGATCGGCTTGTGTTGGCATTTAGAAATTGGCTGAGGCGACACGGCAACAGCCAACCTGAATGGTTCGGCTTCAGCAGCCAACAACCTTCCCCTTCAACAGTCTTGTCGAAATGTCAG ATGCTCGATAGATTTGAGCAGCACACCCTCAAGTGTTCATCATGTAGAGAAGCTTATTCAGCATTCCAGACGGGCCAAAAGTTTCTCATTGGCGCGACCGTTGCATTCTGCGCAACAGCTGGGATTCCTTCAGATTTGCAATCACGGATTGTTTTGGCTGGGCTTGCACTAGTGAGCGCTGCCTTGGCTTATGCTTTGCATGAActacaaaagaattttgtGTTTGTTGATTATGTGCATGCTGAAATCGATTAG